A window of the Flavobacterium sangjuense genome harbors these coding sequences:
- a CDS encoding NAD(P)/FAD-dependent oxidoreductase, translating into MPQELQLQVSPEIAANESLLYEHVAQLVRVSTKLVHKVVILKRSIDARQKSIKVNLKVSVYLIDEKYTEQKIELPNYENVSNKQEVIIVGAGPAGLFAALQLIELGLKPIIIERGKDVRGRRRDLKAINVDHIVNEDSNYCFGEGGAGTYSDGKLYTRSKKRGDVDRILQLLVGFGATPDILVEAHPHIGTNKLPQIIQDIREKIIECGGKVLFETRVTDFVIKNNEMQGVVTQNGDTISANKLILATGHSARDIFELLDKKKIFIEAKPFALGVRAEHPQELIDRIQYSCDFRGDYLPPAPYSIVKQVNGRGMYSFCMCPGGVIAPCATSPGEVVTNGWSPSKRDQATANSGIVVELKLEDFKPFAKFGALAGMEFQKSIEQKAWHLAGETQRVPAQRMIDFTRSKVSESIPKTSYVPGTTSVEMGQVSPGFLTQIMREGFIEFGKAIRGYMTNDAILHAPESRTSSPVRIPRDNETLEHTQIKGLYPCGEGAGFAGGIISAAIDGEKCALKIAQSLSK; encoded by the coding sequence ATGCCACAAGAACTCCAACTTCAAGTTTCACCCGAAATAGCAGCTAACGAAAGTTTGCTCTATGAACACGTGGCGCAATTAGTTCGGGTTTCTACAAAATTGGTTCATAAAGTTGTAATTCTGAAACGTTCTATTGATGCGCGTCAAAAATCTATTAAAGTCAATCTTAAAGTTTCGGTTTATTTAATAGATGAAAAATATACCGAACAAAAAATCGAACTTCCCAATTATGAAAATGTTTCCAATAAACAGGAAGTAATCATTGTTGGTGCTGGTCCGGCCGGACTTTTCGCAGCTTTGCAATTAATAGAATTAGGTTTAAAACCAATAATTATCGAACGCGGAAAAGATGTTCGTGGTCGTCGTCGCGATTTGAAAGCCATCAATGTTGACCATATTGTCAATGAAGATTCAAATTATTGTTTTGGTGAAGGCGGCGCAGGAACCTATTCTGATGGGAAATTATATACGCGTTCCAAAAAACGTGGTGATGTTGACAGAATTCTGCAGTTGTTAGTTGGTTTTGGTGCTACGCCCGATATCTTAGTCGAAGCGCATCCGCATATCGGGACCAATAAATTACCGCAAATCATTCAGGACATTCGGGAGAAAATTATCGAATGTGGCGGAAAAGTGTTGTTTGAAACCAGAGTGACTGATTTCGTTATTAAAAACAATGAAATGCAAGGCGTTGTTACTCAAAATGGCGATACAATTTCGGCCAATAAACTAATTTTAGCAACCGGACATTCGGCTCGTGATATATTTGAATTACTAGATAAGAAAAAGATTTTTATCGAAGCAAAACCTTTTGCATTAGGCGTTCGTGCGGAACATCCTCAGGAATTGATTGATAGAATTCAATACAGTTGCGATTTTCGTGGAGACTATTTACCACCTGCACCATATTCCATTGTGAAGCAGGTTAATGGTCGCGGAATGTATTCGTTTTGTATGTGTCCCGGTGGCGTAATTGCACCTTGTGCTACAAGTCCGGGAGAGGTAGTAACCAATGGTTGGTCACCATCTAAACGAGATCAGGCGACAGCCAATTCGGGTATTGTGGTCGAATTAAAACTAGAAGATTTTAAACCCTTTGCCAAATTCGGAGCTTTAGCAGGAATGGAATTCCAGAAAAGCATCGAACAAAAAGCCTGGCATTTGGCTGGAGAGACACAAAGAGTTCCGGCACAGCGAATGATTGATTTTACCAGAAGTAAAGTGTCGGAATCAATTCCAAAAACATCTTATGTTCCGGGAACAACTTCAGTTGAAATGGGACAGGTTTCCCCTGGCTTTTTAACCCAAATTATGCGGGAAGGCTTTATTGAATTTGGAAAAGCAATTCGTGGTTATATGACTAATGATGCTATTCTTCATGCACCGGAAAGCAGAACTTCCTCACCGGTACGCATTCCGCGTGACAACGAAACTTTGGAACATACACAAATCAAAGGTTTGTATCCTTGTGGAGAAGGTGCCGGATTTGCAGGTGGAATTATTTCTGCCGCTATTGACGGTGAAAAATGTGCCTTGAAAATTGCACAAAGTCTCTCAAAATAA
- a CDS encoding Kazal-type serine protease inhibitor family protein — translation MKKIKILLLLLTVTVAGFYSCTDNDPVENEVVTTKSISLRTTLNEIKKANNISGKNGLTTDDQFFCFGFVYPISLSYNDGTVITVSSYEGLIEILTNETSTLYIEGIEFPFQVQQEGAVTTINNEAEFFALIDDCTFYTVNDIVFDFTCYSIVFPISVVNANGQTIVVDDQTELVNLASPTPTGTSYQLDIVFPISVVQNDQTIVINNLYEFFDLNNDCPSSSCVCPADYNPVCVQTSAGVVEYSNMCHAECDGFTAADLVSCDPVTTVNFGTGLGSCFNMAYPVQVQSGGALVTVNSDDNLRQYYFPALSSIPAFVYPVTVTFNSATGPVTVLITSSAQFETAITNNCN, via the coding sequence ATGAAAAAAATTAAAATTTTACTATTGTTACTTACAGTAACTGTTGCAGGTTTCTATTCTTGTACCGATAATGATCCGGTTGAAAACGAAGTGGTAACTACCAAAAGTATTTCGTTGAGAACCACATTAAACGAAATCAAAAAAGCCAACAATATCAGTGGGAAAAATGGTTTAACTACAGATGACCAATTTTTTTGCTTCGGGTTTGTTTATCCTATTAGCCTTTCATATAATGACGGAACAGTAATTACCGTTTCTTCATATGAGGGATTAATTGAAATTTTAACTAATGAAACCTCTACATTATATATTGAGGGAATCGAATTTCCTTTCCAAGTGCAACAAGAAGGAGCAGTTACTACTATAAATAATGAAGCCGAATTCTTTGCATTGATTGATGACTGTACTTTTTATACTGTGAATGATATCGTCTTTGATTTTACTTGTTATTCCATTGTTTTCCCGATTTCGGTTGTGAATGCAAATGGTCAAACTATAGTGGTAGATGATCAAACGGAATTGGTAAACTTAGCTTCACCAACGCCTACAGGAACATCTTATCAATTGGATATTGTATTTCCAATCTCAGTTGTTCAAAACGATCAGACTATAGTTATTAATAATTTATATGAATTCTTTGATTTGAATAATGATTGTCCAAGCAGCTCATGTGTTTGTCCTGCCGACTATAATCCGGTTTGTGTACAAACTTCTGCTGGTGTGGTTGAATACTCGAATATGTGTCATGCAGAATGTGATGGATTTACTGCTGCCGATTTAGTATCCTGTGATCCTGTGACAACTGTTAATTTCGGAACAGGTTTAGGTTCGTGTTTTAATATGGCTTATCCGGTACAGGTTCAATCTGGTGGTGCTTTGGTAACGGTGAATTCTGATGACAATTTGCGTCAGTATTATTTCCCGGCACTGTCAAGTATTCCAGCCTTTGTTTATCCGGTAACGGTAACATTTAATAGTGCAACAGGTCCGGTAACAGTACTTATAACCAGTAGTGCTCAGTTTGAAACGGCTATCACTAATAATTGTAATTAA